From Salvelinus namaycush isolate Seneca unplaced genomic scaffold, SaNama_1.0 Scaffold541, whole genome shotgun sequence:
gtcagtatgtagtggtgtgtagtggtcagtatgtagtggtgtgtagtggtcagtatgtagtggtgtgtagtggtgtgtattggtcagtatgtagtggtgtgtagtggtcaatatgtagtggtgtgtagtggtcagtatgtagtggtgtgtagtggtcagtgtgtagtggtcagtatgtagtggtgtgtattggttagtatgtagtggtgtgtattggttagtatgtagtggtgtgtagtggtcagtatgtagtggtgtgtattggtcagtatgtagtggtgtgtagtggtcagtgtgtagtggtgtgtattggtcagtatgtagtggtatgtagtggtcagtatgtagtggtcagtatgtagtggtcagtatgtagtggtgtgtagtggtcagtatgtagtggtgtgtagtggtcagtatgtagtggtgtgtattggtcagtatgtagtggtcagtatgtagtggtgtgtattggtcagtatgtagtggtcagtatgtagtggtgtgtattggtcagtatgtagtggtgtgtattggttagtatgtagtggtcagtatgtagtggtgtgtattggtcagtatgtagtggtgtgtattggttagtatgtagtggtcagtatgtagtggtcagtgtgtattggtcagtatgtagtggtgtgtagtggttagtatgtagtggtgtgtattggttagtatgtagtggtgtgtagtggtcagtatgtagtggtgtgtattggtcagtatgtagtggtgtgtattggtcagtatgtagtggtgtgtagtggtcagtatgtagtggtcagtatgtagtggtgtgtatcGGTTAGtatgtagtggtcagtatgtagtggtgtgtattggtcagtatgtagtggtgtgtattggtcagtatgtagtggtgtgtattggttagtatgtagtggtgtgtattggtcagtatgtagtggtgtgtagtggtcagtatgtagtggtgtgtattggtcagtatgtagtggtcagtgtgtagtggtgtgtattggtcagtatgtagtggtgtgtagtggtcagtatgtagtggtgtgtattggtcagtatgtagtggtgtgtattggtcagtatgtagtggtcagtatgtagtggtgtgtagtggtcagtatgtagtggtgtgtagtggtcagtatgtagtggtcagtgtgtagtggtgtgtattggtcagtatgtattggtcagtatgtagtggtgtgtagtggtcagtatgtagtggtgtgtattggtcagtatgtagtggtcagtatgtagtggtcagtatgtagtggtcagtatgtagtggtgtgtagtggtcagtatgtagtggtgtgtagtggtcagtatgtagtggtgtgtagtggtcagtatgtagtggtgtgtattggtcagtatgtagtggtcagtatgtagtggtgtgtagtggtcagtatgtagtggtcagtatgtagtggtgtgtagtggtcagtatgtagtggtgtgtattggtcagtatgtagtggtcagtatgtagtggtcagtatgtagtggttagtatgtagtggtgtgtagtggttagtatgtagtggtgtgtagtggtcagtatgtagtggttagtatgtagtggtgtgtagtggtcagtatgtagtggtgtgtattggttagtatgtagtggtgtgtattggtcagtatgtagtggtgtgtagtggtgtgtattggtcagtatgtagtggttagtatgtagtggtgtgtattggtcagtatgtagtggtgtgtatcGGTCAGTAGTCTTGTTGTTGAGACTCATCGTGTGTTTTTACAGGAACGCCACCATAGATACCTGAGCCTCAGCCCCTGGGACAAGGTTACCCTCAGCCTGGTGAGTCATACACACAGATATATATGTAACAAGGTTACTCTCAGCCTGGTGAGTCATACACACAGATAGATATGTAACAAGGTTACTCTCAGCctggtgagtcacacacacagatagatatgTAACAAGGTTACTCTCAGCCTGGTGAGTCATACACACAGATAGATATGTAACAAGGTTACTCTCAGCctggtgagtcacacacacagatagatatgTAACAAGGTTACCCTCAGCCTGGTGAGTCATACACACAGATAGATATGTAACAAGGTTACCCTCAGCCTGGTGAGTCATACACACAGATAGATATGTAACAAGGTTACCCTCAGCCTGGTGAGTCATACACACAGATAGATATGTAACAAGGTTACCCTCAGCCTGGTGAGTCATACACACAGATAGATATGTAACAAGGTTACTCTCAGCctggtgagtcacacacacagatagatatgTAACAAGGTTACCCTCAGCCTGGTGAGTCATACACACAGCTAGATATGTAACAAGGTTACCGTCAGCctggtgagtcacacacacagatagatatgTAACAAGGTTACTCTCAGCCTGGTGAGTCATACACACAGCTAGATATGTAACAAGGTTACCGTCAGCctggtgagtcacacacacagatagatatgTAACAAGGTTACTCTCAGCCTGGTGAGTCATACACACAGCTAGATATGTAACAAGGTTACCGTCAGCctggtgagtcacacacacagctAGATATGTGTAACAAGGTTACCCTCAGCctggtgagtcacacacacagatagatatgTAACAAGGTTACTCTCAGCCTGGTGAGTCATACACACAGATATGTAACAAGGTTACCCTCAGCCTGGTGAGTCATACACACAGATAGATATGTAACAAGGTTACCGTCAGCctggtgagtcacacacacagatagatatgTAACAAGTTTACCCTCAGCctggtgagtcacacacacagatagatatgTAACAAGGTTACCCTCAGCctggtgagtcacacacacagctAGATATGTGTAATGTGTGAACAAACGGGTTGTAATTCACCCATGTGTTTTAGGGTCGTAGCATTCTCTCCAACAAGATGACCAGAACCATTACATTCTTCTACACCCTCTTCCTGCATTGCCTGGTCTTCCTGGTATGTAGCCTTTTGACCTTTCACCTCCCACCACCCCGGTGCCCATTGGCTATTCAGAGATGTTTGCTGATGTcataatgtgtgtttgtgtgtgtactcaGGTGCTTTATGAGACTGCCTGGAGTGAGAGCATCGGTCGAGACTGCTCTGCCTTCTGTGCTAAGAAGTGAGATTCATTCTGTCTTCCTTCCCGCTAGCAGAACAGCGGTGTGTTTGGGATATTAGTTAGGATTGCCTCTAATCTTTCaatctcctcccctctgtctgtttctcagGTACTCGGATCACCTGCATCGTTTTCATGAGAACGGGGACAACCTGTGacgctttcaagacaactggtgggggggggggactaggtcagttcatgacgtcagtgatcttcaggtcagaaatTCGGAGTTCTAGAAAGATGCCAGAATTCCCGACTAGGAATTCTGAGTTGGGTGGACCGTTCAACACTATTTTCCAAGTCTGAGTTTTTTCCCCGAGTTGGTTTGACAGGAAGAACAGCTTTATTTTTTGCAGTAGCTGCTTTTAACCACTAGGGGGTAGGCTTGCTCTCTTcttcgtggggggggggggggatctaagTGGATGTGGTTTACGTGCAAACCCGTAATATTACATTTTCAAATCTTTGCATTAACCGTGAACTTAAACAAGACCAATGTGATTTTGGCCAGTCGAGCTGTCAATGGGATGCTGGTCAGAAAAGTCGCCTTAGGTCTTTATTCTGTTCTAGCCTGTAATCTCCTATTACTGATATGAACTGTAATCTCCTATACTGATATGAACTGTAATCTCCTATACTGATATGAACTGTAATCTCCTATACTGATATGAACTGTAATCTCCTATACTGATATGAACTGTAATCTCCTATGCTGATATTAACTGTAATCTCCTGTGCTGATATTAACTGTAATCTCCTATGCTGATATTAACTGTAATCTCCTATACTGATATTAACTGTAATCTCTTATGCTGATATTAACTGTAGTCTCCTATGCTGATATTAACTGTAGTCTCCTGTACTGATATTAACTGTAATCTCCTATGCTGATATTAACTGTAATCTCCTATGCTGATATTAACTGTAATCTCCTATACTGATATGAACTGTAATCTCCTATACTGATATGAACTGTAATCTCCTATACTGATATGAACTGTAATGTCCTATACTGATATGAACTGTAATGTCCTATGCTGATATTAACTGTAATCTCTTATGCTGATATTAACTGTAGTCTCCTGTACTGATATTAACTGTAGTCTCCTGTACTGATATTAATTTTGATGAATGAAGTATTGATTGACGAGGGGTTTGTTATCATTCGGTACGGCTGTGTTAGGGTGTTGGGAATACTGTGAAGTATTGATTGACGAGGGGTTTGTTATCATTCGGTACGGCTGTGTTAGGGTGTTGGGAATACTGTGAAAGCGCATGTATATTTGTTAAGGGATTAAATATTACGAGACAATTTAAGAGATGTTGATTAAAGATTAAGTTATTTTTCCTTGGCTTTTAGATTTCCCTCATTGAGAGTACATCCGTTGAGGAAAATGTCGAAGAATTATCACAGCACCTGTAATTGCTAGAAATATCTGAATTTCATTGAATTGCCAATATGATTTAGCTTGTATCTTATGTTGAAGTGTATCTGTTTCGTGACATGTTGTTTTCTTAGTTGGGGTGGCCGGACAGGGACGTTGTTTCCAGTCAGATGAATAGgggtgatgtggttgtgttgagGGGTCTTTGGTTCCTAGCTTGATGGATTTGGACAGAGGACAACAGACAGGTCATGATttctgttacagtagttcacatGAATGGTTACTGAATCTCATGTGGTTGATTATGTTGAACGATTCCTTTATCCTGACCTCCTCTCACTACTTGCTGTTAGGACCATATACTAACTACAGCCGCCCGCCATATCACTGTCACATCTATTCTCCCTCCATGTCACTGTCACATCTATTCTCCCTCCATATCACTGTCACATCTATTCTCCCTCCATATCACTGTCACATCTATTCTCCCTCCATGTCACTGTCACATCTATTCTCCCTCCATATCACTGTCACATCTATTCTCCCTCCATATCACTGTCACATCTATTCTCTCTCCATGTCACTGTCACATCTATTCTCCCTCCATGTCATTGTCTCATCTGTTCTCCCTCCATGTCACTGTCTCATCTGTTCTCCCTCCATATCACTGTCACATCTATTCTCCCTCCATGTCACTGTCACATCTATTCTCCCTCCATGTCACTGTCACATCTATTCTCCCTCCATGTCACTGTCTCATCTATTCTCCCTCCATATCACTGTCACATCTATTCTCCCTCCATGTCACTGTCACATCTATTCTCCCTCCATGTCACTGTCTCATCTGTTCTCCCTCCATATCACTGTCTCATCTGTTCTCTCTCCATGTCATTGTCACATCTATTCTCCCTCCATATCACTGTCACATCTATTCTCCCTCCATGTCACTGTCACATCTATTCTCCCTCCATGTCACATCTATGCTCCCTCCATGTCACTCACATCTATTCTCTCTCCATGTCACTGTCACATCTATTCTCCCTCCATGTCACTGTCACATCTATTCTCTCTCCATGTCACTGTCACATCTATTCTCCCTCCATGTCACTGTCTCATCTGTTCTCCCTCCATATCACTGTCACATCTATTCTCCCTCCATATCACTGTCACATCTATTCTCCCTCCATGTCACATCTATTCTCCCTCCATGTCACTGTCTCATCTATTCTCCCTCCATATCACTGTCTCATCTGTTCTCTCTCCATGTCATTGTCACATCTATTCTCCCTCCATATCACTGTCACATCTATTCTCCCTCCATATCACTGTCACATCTATTCTCCCTCCATGTCACTGTCACATCTATTCTCCCTCCATGTCACATCTATTCTCCCTCCATATCACTGTCACATCTGTTCTCCCTCCATGTCACTGTCACATCTATTCTCTCTCCATGTCACTGTCACATCTAATCTCCCTCCATGTCACTGTCACATCTATCTATCCTTCTAAATAAACTCTAGGCATTTACCTATGTGTTTGTGTCACCTGGTGATTGGTCACAATGAGTGATGTCACAATAGAAATAGAATCCATTTCTATAGATTATATCATAGAGATCATATTCATTactattctaattcctaattctatggctGTTACATTGTGAATcataatgatgtcacaatgatCATTGTCAAAATGATGTGGTGTCAGATTCATAAAGACGTCACACTGAGTGATGTCATCACGTGGTGTCAAAAGGTCTGATGCCCCATTTTGTTTCAGAAGGTCATATTGAAGTCAAAATGCTTGACGTTAACAGGGAATGTCAATGTTGTCACAGTATGGGACTTAAAATTGGTTTTATCATAGTGTTTTATTGCATGATAAAGGTCACAATTTGCATCACACAGGTACTAATGGTGCGTCCAAGACAATTGGGAACGAGGtgaaatcatgacgtcagtgagcTTCAGGTCAGAAGAtctgagctctagaaagatgccagagtaAGCAGATCGTTcaaagagattttttttttttacccagtcGGTGCTCGTTTTTTCAGAGTTccaagttgtcttgaacgcaccgaAGTCAGAAGTCGAAGATGTCGGAGTTCCCAGTTGATTTAAACGCAGCAAAAGCCCACAAGGTAAGGACGGTTACTGGATAGGCGCAACCACACCTTTCAGCGCGTTAGGGTATTCGGACTAATGCAGAGCATTTCGAGCGGATCACTTTTGTGAAGTCTGAAACGTGTGTCGCATTAATGGGGATAAAAAGGTGCAGGCTTTCGACTGCATGAACGTTACAAAAATCAAAAGGTCATGAAGTTTTGACTACATGgtttctgcagttgctcttcaccGACTTCATCCTGCGGGCATCGCCTGTGTTGTGGGAGGgtctattgtcaaccaatcattatggtgtttttttgttgttcgACCAATGCGAACGTGACCAAAGACGACTGAAACAGGAACTTTCTGGGATTCATGTAGCCTAAACAACGGATATATACAAAATGAATGTGACGTTTGATGCTCTCTCACTGATTGATTGTAcaatgtatattattattattaaattattTCAGTTTGTGAGCGTGTGTTCTGGAAGGGTTGGGATATGTTTATTTTAACATTCTAAAGAAAAACTTTTATAAAACAATGGCAACGctgccatgttgatctgagccttgcCGTTTCGTCTgtcgcagatgcacctcccccCAATTCACTCTTCGACTTTGGTCTACAGTCGGTTGCTTGAGCCCTACGAGTCAAACGCACCCATCAGTTGATGTATTGGAATGAGAGGTCCCTGTCTACAGTCGGTTGCTTGAGCCCTACCAATCAAACGCACCCATCAGTTGATGTGTTGGAACGAGAGGTCCCTGTCTACAGTTTGTGGGGGTTTGCAGGAGATCTCAGTTCTGTCTGAGGGAGACTCAATTAGGCTGCATTATTCATGTGAGGAGTCCCCTTGGAGGGTTGTGATGAGGAGTTTTCATGGAGGTTGACGTCCCTAAACCTCATACTGGCTCATTAAACTGTAACAAGGCGGTCTGACCACACGCAACATCCCCACTAGCTGAAATCCAGACACTTACACTTTGATATCCGTCAACATGCCGTCAGCAGAGGGCGATAGAGGAATGCGTTCTCTGAATTATTTATTGGCCTCATGCTGGCTCTCCTCTCATCCTTACCTTAGGgcgtgtctgtgtttctgtctgtcttatttctctctctgtctttatttcattatctgtcttatttctctctctgtctttatttcattatctgtcttatttctctctccctttctgtctctttcattctctgtctgtctgtcattgtgTTTTGTTTGTCCAGTGTTGCTAAAGGGATCTTTCTGTCCATAGAGATCCTCAGGCAGAAATACTGTAATGAATAGTGGTGCTCTTATGTCTCCAGGCAGGAAGAAAGCTGTTCCCTGTGTCTTTCTACCTCACGGTTGACAAGACATACGAACTGCTGCTTCTGCTAATTAGGGTGTAATTTAATTCAACCTGCGCTGCTGAAAAATACATAACAAATGACCTGTTAACGTGAAATCACAAAACTGCAAATAATGTGTTGAGAACAGAGGAGGGATGTCCAGTATTTCTATGAAATATAACCTATAATtcattaattcattaattagaattTAAGTTCAATCGTTGAactttcccccccaaaaatggtaGGGGatagtggggtaagttgagccaccccttgtttctaggaaaccataaaCAAAACGTATcatgtgaccaaatatttaggaagaggtcatcatttcacgGAGTCATGGGGAAAAAAAGTGGTTAGCAAGTTAGATCcaaaaaaacagattttcaccaagtcaaataaatgtattgtgttttATAGGTATCTAAACCAACGTAGATCATTTTAAGACTGTTTTATACGTCGTTTGGGATCTCCATAAGCTACGATATGAGGTCATTAACCTAGCAAAGTGCATCCTCGGCTCAGGAGGATGACATTCTcagaggaaatagcaagcatttttttaAACGGTCTGTTTGTGATACAAGTTTGAAGTGGGATTTTGAAGTGTTATTTTCTCCAATTGATGGTTTGGCCACATCCGAATGTAAGaagagtcaacaacattattcgGGTTTGAGTTAACAGAACGTGATTTTCACTGTTACTTTAAACCCCTGTTTTAAAGACTACTCCGCAGGGTTAAAGGTCAACTCCGTTACAATTCCAGTCGATTCAGGAAGTACACTTGAAAGTCCAATTTCAATTCTCTACCCGTGATTTTCAATTAGGAAAAAAAAATTGgatttggaatttggtttacgTTCTGAagtgactggaattgaaatggaattgaccccaaacctgCTCCTCAGGCCAGAAGGCCTATATGAAGCATTCCCTCTTCATTCACGTCTTAGTAGCTGTGGAAATCTCATTCACTGGTTCAACACCATTCAAGATGTTTTATTTTGTGATGCTAAGTACCTCAGCTCAGAAAATGACGAATCAAGATTTTTTTTTCTCCGTGATCATTAGtactaagagtgtgtgtgtgtgtgtgtgtggggtgtgtgtgtgtgtggggtgtgtgtgggggggggggtaatgaaTCTTTCGCCAGCATCTTTCGCCACTCCTCCTCATTCCCTTCATCTCCTAGGGAACTCCTCTCCCCCACAACAAGCCCtgcctctctctatttctctttcccAGCATGCAGTCGCTTCGCCCCCTGGTTCCCCCGGTCGTTGCCATGGAAACAGACCTCCGTCAGGTTGCTCCTGCCGAACGCTCCCGATGCGTTCTGATTCGCTCTGACAGCATCTGGCTGAGTAGCCCACACATGTAACCCCTGTTCAGCCAATCAGATGTCTAGAGCCCCCGCCCCGCTCTGTGgcctgtctccccccccccctttcaccCGGCCCCCTTACCGTCCTTGGTGAGACGGTTACAGGAGGTAACTGTGGGGATTGGAGCTGGGTCTCAGAGTGGAAGCTGCTGCACTAACCTACTGATCACTGGGATCCATGGCCTCATGGCAAAAACAACATTCATATTACTTACAGTCAGACTCTTAGTCTCCTGAAGTGTTTATTGAAGAGTACCTGGCGTCAGACACAATTCAAATGGATACATTAACTGTCAGGCACTTTGTGTCCAATTTATTTCTCTACAAAGCACAGTGAAATGTCTTTGATTGATACTGATGGTTTAATTATTGTGGGAATGAATGGGAACACTTGCTGTTGATCAAGTGATGTTGATGTCTCTTTTGATGAGGTTGGATGTTGCACATTCATCCTTCTCTCCTggtctgtctgtgagtgtgttgtctctcctggtctgtctgtgagtgtgttgtctctcctggtctgtctgtgagtgtgttgtctctcctggtctctcctggtctgtctgtgagtgtgttGTCTCTCCTGGTCTCTCTGTGAGTGTATTGTCTCTCCTggtctgtctgtgagtgtgttGTCTCTCCTGGTCTGTCCTGGTCTGTTTGAGTGTGTTGTCTCTCCTGGTCTCTCTGTGAGTGTGTTGTCTCTCCTGGTCTCTCTGTGAGTGTGTTGTCTCTCCTGGTCTGTCTGGTTCactgtgtgttgtctgtctggttcactgtGTGTTGTCTCTCCTGGTCTGTCTGGTTCACTGAGTGTTGTCTCTCCTGGTCTGTCTGGTTCGCTGTGTGTTGTCTGACTGGTTCactgtgtgttgtctgtctggttcactgtgtgttgtctgtctggttcactgtGTGTTGTCTGACTGGTTCactgtgtgttgtctgtctggttcactgtgtgttgtctgtctggttcactgtgtgttgtctctcctggtctgtctggttcactgtgtgttgtctgtctggtttactgtgtgttgtctctcctggtctgtctggttcactatgtgttttctgtctggttcactgtgtgttgtctctcctggtctgtctggttcactgtgtgttgtctgtctggtttactgtgtgttgtctctcctggtctgtctggttcactgtgtgttgtctgtctggttcactgtgtgttgtctgtctggttcactgtgtgttgtctgtcctggtctgtctggttcactgtgtgttgtctgtcctggtctgtctggttcactgtgtgttgtctgtctggttcactgtGTGTTGTCTCTCCTGGTCTGTCTGGTTCACTGTGTGTTGTCTGTCCTGGTCTGTCTGGTTCACTGTGTGTTGTCTCTCCTGGTCTGTCTGGTTCACTGTATGTTGTCTCCTCCTGTCCCGGCCCCAGACATACTGATATCATCAAATGAATCACTAGCTCTGTGAGAGATCAGGTGCAATTTGActcaaaatacacacacacacacacacacacacacacacacacacacacacacacacacacacacacacacacacacacacacacacacatatattagcTGCTTCAATAAATATGTAGTTGATGACCCCAGTGAGACAAATGGGCGCTGAGGGATTGTGGGAGCCTGAGTAAGCTCTGTTCATTGGGCTTTTTCTGTTCTCAGTCACTAGGGAGAACAGAGGTCTCTCCGCCAcaactctctctcatctctcccatctctacagctCAGGGGGAAGGGATATCTCGCAGTCGCCAGGCACTCTTGTGACAGACAGGCCGTTTTGGAGACGTGCTTTAAAGAGcctcacacccccccccccccccaccccccatcaATAAGATGTGCTCCTCTGGAATTCTGTCTTGGATTTAAGGAATGTCATTGgctgggcagagagagggaggg
This genomic window contains:
- the LOC120041791 gene encoding zinc finger protein 607-like gives rise to the protein MDLDRGQQTGHDFCYSSSHEWLLNLMWLIMLNDSFILTSSHYLLLGPYTNYSRPPYHCHIYSPSMSLSHLFSLHITVTSILPPYHCHIYSPSMSLSHLFSLHITVTSILPPYHCHIYSLSMSLSHLFSLHVIVSSVLPPCHCLICSPSISLSHLFSLHVTVTSILPPCHCHIYSPSMSLSHLFSLHITVTSILPPCHCHIYSPSMSLSHLFSLHITVSSVLSPCHCHIYSPSISLSHLFSLHVTVTSILPPCHIYAPSMSLTSILSPCHCHIYSPSMSLSHLFSLHVTVTSILPPCHCLICSPSISLSHLFSLHITVTSILPPCHIYSPSMSLSHLFSLHITVSSVLSPCHCHIYSPSISLSHLFSLHITVTSILPPCHCHIYSPSMSHLFSLHITVTSVLPPCHCHIYSLSMSLSHLISLHVTVTSIYPSK